ACTCGCTTATATGGTATCAAGAGTCCGGGTTTCCCCCGTGATTCTCCTTCCGCTGCCCTAGCCGCGCGCCACCTTGGCTGCACCATGGCCGGCACCCTTCCCCCCACTGACGACGCTgaagccgccgcagccgcggccgAGCAGCAGTGTCTTGCGGCCGCCGTCGAGCTGCAGCGTCTCACAGACGCGCGCACGACGCGACAGGCGAAGCACGAGGCTGCCCTCGCGCGCGCCAAGACggccgaggccgcggccgccgccgaacgcgatgccgccgccgctcgcgttcGCGAGGCCCTCGCCCTCACGGCTGAGGAACGCGCCACCGCTGACCAGGaacgcgacgccgacgccgacgccgattACCCTCCCGCCGACGACGTCCGCGCTGCCATGCTCCTTCATGAGGCTGCCGCTGTTCTGAACCTCCATGCCCAAGCCGCCGGCGTACAAAACATCCGCAGCCTCATACCCGTCGTCCTCGACGCTTCCTCCGGCTCCTACACGCGGTGGCGTGAGCAGTTCCTGCTCGCCGTCGGCCGCTTCGCCCTCCAGGACCACGTTGAGGAAAACGCTCCACCCCCCTCCTCTCCGGATTGGGAGCGGATGGACTGCGTCGTCCGCTCCTGGCTTCACGGCACCATCTCCGCCGAACTCGCCGAAGCCGTTATGGGGCGCGGCGGATCTGCACGGGCGGCCTGGCTCGCCATCGAGGCACAATTTCTCGGCAATCGCAAAACCCGTGCCCTGCATCTCGACGCCCGGTTCCGCCACTTCTGCCAAGGTGACTTGTCCATCACCGATTACTGTAGGAAGTTCAAGTCCATGGCCGACGATCTCGCCGACCTCGGTGAGCCTGTCACGGATCGCACCTTGGTGCTGAAC
The nucleotide sequence above comes from Panicum virgatum strain AP13 chromosome 3K, P.virgatum_v5, whole genome shotgun sequence. Encoded proteins:
- the LOC120699193 gene encoding uncharacterized protein LOC120699193 encodes the protein MAGTLPPTDDAEAAAAAAEQQCLAAAVELQRLTDARTTRQAKHEAALARAKTAEAAAAAERDAAAARVREALALTAEERATADQERDADADADYPPADDVRAAMLLHEAAAVLNLHAQAAGVQNIRSLIPVVLDASSGSYTRWREQFLLAVGRFALQDHVEENAPPPSSPDWERMDCVVRSWLHGTISAELAEAVMGRGGSARAAWLAIEAQFLGNRKTRALHLDARFRHFCQGDLSITDYCRKFKSMADDLADLGEPVTDRTLVLNVIRGLNENFTDIGRHLRRGRPFPTFLDVRNDLLLEEITAAQRHSAAPTALLAAGAGGASSGSPAPRSSAPQQPPSKARGGSGSGSGGATGGGRNRRSKRAGRSDSKRGTSGGGDSSASSSAGQAAGGAPAAGQWPSFYNPWTGSIQMWPGPRPLPPQAAARPAS